In Oryza glaberrima chromosome 8, OglaRS2, whole genome shotgun sequence, the following are encoded in one genomic region:
- the LOC127781356 gene encoding germin-like protein 8-3, translating to MASSSLFLLASLLVLASWQQAIAFDPSPLQDFCVADMASPVRVNGFPCKNPMNVTSDDFFNAAKFDMPRNTMNKVGSNVTNLNVINFPGLNTLGISLARIDYAPMGVNPPHVHPRATELLTVLEGTLYVGFVTSNPNRLFSKVVHKGDVFVFPKAMIHFQMNLDHNKPAVAQSALSSQNPGVITIASAIFGSTPPISDDVLVKAFQVEKKVIDWLKSQFSENNHY from the exons aTGGCCTCCTCTTCCTTATTTCTACTAGCTTCTCTTCTTGTTCTGGCCTCATGGCAGCAGGCCATCGCCTTTGATCCTAGCCCACTCCAAGATTTCTGCGTCGCCGACATGGCCTCACCTG TGCGAGTAAATGGGTTTCCTTGCAAGAACCCAATGAATGTGACATCGGACGACTTCTTCAACGCGGCCAAGTTTGACATGCCAAGGAATACTATGAATAAAGTCGGGTCTAATGTAACCAACCTCAACGTCATCAATTTCCCGGGCCTCAACACCCTTGGCATCTCACTGGCTCGCATCGACTACGCGCCAATGGGTGTCAACCCACCACATGTGCATCCTCGTGCTACTGAGCTTCTCACTGTGCTTGAGGGAACACTTTATGTTGGTTTTGTTACATCCAACCCTAACAGGCTCTTCTCCAAGGTGGTGCATAAGGGTGATGTGTTCGTGTTCCCTAAGGCAATGATTCACTTTCAAATGAACCTAGACCACAATAAGCCTGCGGTTGCCCAATCAGCACTCAGTAGTCAAAACCCAGGAGTTATTACTATTGCTAGTGCCATATTTGGATCAACGCCACCAATCTCTGATGATGTTTTAGTCAAGGCATTTCAAGTGGAGAAGAAGGTGATTGATTGGCTGAAGTCTCAATTCTCGGAGAATAACCACTACTGA